A genomic segment from Thermus sp. LT1-2-5 encodes:
- a CDS encoding malate dehydrogenase, with amino-acid sequence MKSPVRVAVTGAAGQIGYSLLFRIAAGEMLGKDQPIILQLLEIPQALRALEGVIMELEDCAFPLLAGVVATDDPKVAFKDADYALLVGAAPRKAGMERRDLLEMNGKIFTEQGRALAEVAKKEVKVLVVGNPANTNALIAYKNAPGLNPRNFTAMTRLDHNRAKAQLAKKTGVPVDRIRRITVWGNHSSTMFPDLFHAEVEGRPALELVDMEWYEKEFIPTVAGRGAAIIQARGASSAASAANAAIEHIRDWALGTPEGDWVSMAVPSQGEYGIPEGIVYSFPVTAKDGEYRIVEGLEVNAFARKRMEITAQELLDEMAQVKALGLI; translated from the coding sequence ATGAAAAGCCCCGTTCGCGTGGCGGTCACTGGCGCCGCAGGTCAGATCGGCTATAGCCTCCTCTTCCGCATCGCCGCGGGGGAGATGCTGGGCAAGGACCAGCCCATCATCCTGCAGCTTCTGGAAATCCCCCAAGCCCTGAGAGCCCTGGAGGGGGTCATCATGGAGCTGGAGGACTGCGCCTTCCCGCTTTTGGCCGGGGTGGTGGCCACCGACGACCCCAAGGTGGCCTTCAAGGACGCAGACTACGCCCTTCTGGTGGGGGCGGCCCCCCGCAAGGCGGGCATGGAGCGGCGCGACCTCCTGGAGATGAACGGCAAGATCTTCACCGAGCAGGGCCGGGCCCTGGCGGAGGTGGCCAAGAAGGAGGTGAAGGTGCTGGTGGTGGGGAACCCGGCCAACACCAACGCCCTCATCGCCTACAAGAACGCCCCGGGCCTAAACCCCCGGAACTTCACCGCCATGACCCGCCTGGACCACAACCGGGCTAAGGCCCAGCTGGCCAAGAAGACCGGGGTGCCTGTGGACCGGATCCGCCGGATTACGGTTTGGGGCAACCACTCCTCCACCATGTTCCCCGACCTCTTCCACGCCGAGGTGGAGGGCAGGCCCGCCCTGGAGCTTGTGGACATGGAGTGGTACGAGAAGGAGTTCATCCCCACCGTGGCCGGGCGGGGTGCCGCCATCATCCAGGCCCGGGGAGCTTCCAGCGCCGCCAGCGCCGCCAACGCCGCCATTGAGCACATCCGCGACTGGGCCTTGGGCACCCCGGAAGGGGACTGGGTGTCCATGGCCGTGCCCTCCCAAGGGGAGTACGGCATCCCCGAGGGCATCGTCTACTCCTTCCCCGTGACCGCCAAGGACGGGGAGTACCGCATCGTGGAGGGTCTGGAGGTGAACGCCTTCGCCCGCAAGCGCATGGAGATCACGGCGCAAGAACTCCTAGACGAGATGGCGCAGGTGAAGGCCCTTGGCCTCATCTAG
- a CDS encoding phosphoribosyltransferase family protein yields MMRETLSWEELLRLVRSLAERLREEPFDLLLGIARGGLIPAALLAQALSARNILTAAVMFYKEGEETLPEPVFLQFPEDSLLMGKRVLVDDVWDSGRTAYAVKARIQKAGGVPVVATLHFKLERNRVPDRSDFYAKETGAWVVYPWAPEVWR; encoded by the coding sequence CTGATGAGGGAAACCCTCTCCTGGGAAGAGCTTTTGCGCCTGGTGCGTTCCCTGGCGGAGCGTCTTCGGGAGGAGCCCTTTGACCTCCTCCTGGGCATCGCCCGGGGGGGCCTCATCCCCGCCGCCCTCCTGGCCCAGGCCCTTTCTGCCCGTAACATCCTCACCGCGGCGGTGATGTTCTACAAAGAGGGGGAGGAAACCCTGCCCGAGCCCGTTTTCCTCCAGTTCCCCGAGGATTCCCTCCTCATGGGTAAGCGGGTCTTGGTGGACGATGTCTGGGACTCGGGGCGCACCGCCTACGCCGTGAAGGCCCGCATCCAAAAGGCGGGTGGGGTGCCGGTGGTGGCCACCTTGCACTTCAAGCTCGAGCGCAACCGGGTGCCGGACCGCTCCGATTTCTACGCCAAGGAAACGGGGGCCTGGGTGGTCTACCCCTGGGCCCCCGAGGTCTGGCGCTAG